The proteins below are encoded in one region of Penicillium psychrofluorescens genome assembly, chromosome: 4:
- a CDS encoding uncharacterized protein (ID:PFLUO_005921-T1.cds;~source:funannotate): MTQPVAFILGGGPRIGHAVAEKFVSQGYSVALGRRSTQASEAIKGVTPVTVDVASMQSVEAAFAEVETKLGFPKVVVYNAANLTFPPKQGDPFSVPPEAFANDTAINLSGGYAALYAATRGWEKFREGGSATPKHGGVFIATGNVTPFYPNPIATSLAAGKAGLVHLVELAEQECKAAGDRRVPRLLF, translated from the exons CTCGGCGGTGGCCCCCGGATTGGCCACGCCGTCGCGGAGAAATTTGTCTCACAAGGCTACAGCGTCGCGCTGGGACGGCGTAGCACCCAAGCCTCGGAGGCCATCAAAGGTGTGACGCCTGTGACGGTGGACGTGGCGAGTATGCAGTCCGTGGAGGCGGCGTTTGCGGAGGTCGAGACCAAGCTGGGTTTTCCGAAAGTGGTCGTGTACAACG CGGCGAACCTCACGTTTCCACCCAAGCAGGGCGATCCGTTCAGCGTCCCACCCGAGGCATTTGCGAACGATACGGCCATCAACTTATCAGGTGGGTACGCGGCGCTATACGCAGCAACGCGCGGATGGGAAAAGTTTCGCGAGGGCGGCTCGGCTACTCCTAAACATGGAGGGGTGTTTATCGCAACGGGCAACGTGACGCCGTTTTACCCCAATCCAATCGCGACCTCGCTAGCGGCGGGCAAAGCGGGACTCGTGCACCTTGTTGAGCTGGCGGAGCAGGAGTGCAAAGCGGCTGGCGACAGGCGAGTCCCCCGTCTCCTCTTTTAA